GAGCACGAGTTTGAGCGCCTCGACCGCCTGAGCCGCGCCGAGCATGCCCGGCAGCACGCCCAACACTCCCGCGACGGCGCACGACGGCGCCGCGGACGGGTCGGGCGCGACCGGGAACAGGCAGCGCAGGCACGGGCCCTCGCCCGGCGACCACACCGTGAGCTGCCCGTCGAACTGGCTGATCGCGGCCCACACCAACGGCAGCCCGAGCAGCACGCAGGCGTCGTTGAGCAGGAACCGGGTGGCGAAGTTGTCGGTGGCGTCGACGACGACGTCCTGGTCGGCGCACAGCACCACCACATTGCTTGCGGCGAGCCGTTCGGGCACGGCCACCACCCGTACGTCGGGGTTGAGCGCCGCGACGGCGCGGGCGGCGGAATCGACCTTCGCCGAGCCGACGTCGGCGGTGCCGTGCACCACCTGCCGCTGCAGGTTGCTCAGCTCGACGCGGTCGTCGTCGACGACGGTGATGGTGCCGACGCCGGCCGCCGCGAGATACTGCAGCACCGGCGCCGCGAGGCCGCCGGCGCCCACCACCAGCACCCGCGCATCGAGCAGACGCCGTTGGCCGGCCGGGCCGACCTGGGCGAGTGAGAGGTGCCGTGCATAGCGCTCCAGTTGTTCGGGCCGCAGTGGCGCAGGCGCAACCGGCTCGCCGGGGGCTTCGACATCCATGACGTCAACCCTATGACTGTGCCTAAGATGGCGAACTGACCCGCGAGTAGAACTTGGAGGTAACCGTGGCCGACTCACTCGACACGGCCCGCGGTGGTCGGCTGCCCCGCTCGGCTCGACGCGCCCAGCTGATGGAGGCCGCCCAGTCGGTGTTCGTCGAGGCCGGCTACCACGGCGCCGCCATGGACGAGATCGCCGAGCGCGCTCACGTCAGCAAACCGGTGCTCTATCAGCACTTCCCCGGCAAACTCGACCTCTACCTCGCGCTGCTGGAGCATCACACCCGTGAGGTGCCCGAGTTGGTCAACGAGGCGCTGACCTCCACCGAGGAGAACAGCGACCGGGTCGCCGCCGCGATGAGCGCGTTCTTCAGGTTCGTCGAGCGCAAGGACGCCGCCTTCCGCATGGTCTTCGAGTCTGACCTCATCAACGAACCCGTCGTCGCCGCACGGGTGGAGCGGATGAGCACCGCATGTGCGACCGCGGTCGCCGAGGTCATCTCCGAGGACACCGGACTGCCCGACGACCAGGCCCTGATGCTCGGCGTCGCGTTGGTGGGAATGGCGCAGGTCGTCGCACGGTTCTGGATTGCACAAGAGCCTCGGATGCCGCGGCACGAGGCCGAGCGGCTGGTGACGGTGCTCGGCTGGCGTGGCATCGCCGGATTCCCCAAGTCGGGCGACCAGTCCTGAGCCGCTGTCACGGCGACACGGACGCCGCCTAGGCTCGCGAACAGCAACAGACCGATCAGCAGGAGAGTCATGGAAATCCGTATCGGCGTGCGCAATGTCGCGCGTGAGATCGTCATCGAGTCCGAGCAGAGCGCCGACGACGTGCACAAGGCCGTCGCCGAGGCCCTCGAGGGCGGCAAGGCGCTGACCTTGAAGGACGACAAGGGCCACACCGTCGTCGTACCGGCCGACGCGCTGGGATACCTGGACATCGGCTCGGAGCAGGAGCGCCGGGTCGGCTTCGGTAGCTGAGAAGCAGCTGCAAACTGCCTGAACGGATCGCGGCGTCACCCTCCGGGGTGGCGCCGTGACCCGTTCGTGACCGAAACACCCTTGACGGTTAAGCACATTCGCAGGAACGGACCGGTAGTTTCGCAATCAGGCATGCGGACGAGGGCCCCGAAACCCCGAGTCGGCGTGCAGGACAGTAGGACCCGAACTCAAACCCCGCGTTCGGGACACGGCCCACCGGGCCCGTTCAACAAGGAGTAGCAATGCTCTGGAACATCCTGATGTGGATCCTCGGCGGTGCGGTCGTCGGAATCCTCGCCCGCGCAGTCCTGCCGGGCAAGCAGAACATCTCCATCGCCGCCACGGTCATCCTGGGCATCCTCGGCGCCGTCGTGGGTGGCTTCATCGCCAACGCGATCGGTGTCGGCGACACCAACGGCATCGACTGGATCAAGCTGATCATCAGTGTCATCGTCGCCGCGGCTGCGGTCACGGTGTACGGCTCGATCGCCGGCAAGAAGGTCTGACGCACCACCGCACGAAGAACCCCGCCGACCGCTCCGGTCGGCGGGGTTCTTGTCGTCAGGCCGATAGCCCGAGGTCCGCCATCCGTCGGGTGTGCGCCTCGGTGATCCGGGTGAACAGGTGCATGAGTTCGGCGAGGTCGAGCCCGTTGCCCGAACCGTCGTCGACGATCAGCGCGGTGAGTTCGTCGTTGTCGGCGGCCGCTCGCTGCGCCTGGGACAACGACTCACCGACGATCCGGCGCCCCCACAACCCCATCCGGGCCGCGAGCTTCGGATCGCGTTCGATCGCGGCCTCGAGTTCCTGCTTGGCGTAGTCGTAGTGCGTGGAGTTGGCGAGCACGTGCTCGACCAGTTCGCGGGTGCGCGGGTCGACGAAGCGGCCGCACTCGGCGTAGAAGTCGGTGGCGATCGACGAGCCGGCGTAGACCTTCATGAGGCCCTCGTACCAGTCGGTCGGCTGGCACCGGCGGTGCCACTCGTCGAGTGCCGGACGGAACTTGGCCATCGCCTGGTGCGGGCTGGCGCCGAGTTCCTCCAACCGGGCCGCGAGCAGCTGGTAGTGCTCGAACTCGCGGATCGCCACCTCGGTGAGACTCACCTTCTTCACCGTCGACGGCGAGCGGTCGGCGTCCGAGACGACCGTGAAGAAGCTCACCAGTTCGCCGTAGGCGAGCATCCCCAGCAAGGACACGACACCCGATCGGAAGGTGGGGTCCTGCAGGTCCTGTTCGGTGCGCTGGACGGGCGCGCCGGGCGACGATGCATCGGCGGGGGCATCGGCGGGGGCATCAGTGGCTCCAGCGGTGGAGCCGCCGGGTGCGGCGTCGGGTGTGGCGTCGGGTTCGACGTCGGTGGGCTCTGCTGCGGTCTGGTCATCGGCCATGGCCGCGATCGTAGCGACCAACCGGTATCATTGCCCTGACAACAACAGGTGCCCGGTCGGCACGAACACATCTACACCACCTGCATCCGCGGCTTCGACGCCGCGTGCGAAGACTCCCGATCGGCTCCCACAGCAGGCGCCCACTGCGCCGACGTCGCAGCCTGTGCCGCGCTTCGCGATCGCACGGCCGGACGCCGATCGAAGGAATCACAGACACCCATGACCGACCTCACCACCGACCTCACCGAGGTCGACAGCACCAACGCACCCGTCGAGACGGCCCAGACCGAGCCGCCCGCCGACGACACCACGTTCGCCGACTTCGACGTGCGCCAGGGCATCGTCGACTCGCTCGCCGACGCCGGCATCCTCAAGCCGTTCCCGATCCAGGCGATGACCCTTCCGGTCGCGCTCGGTGGCCACGACATCATCGGCCAGGCCAAGACCGGCACCGGTAAGACCCTCGGCTTCGGTGTGCCGCTGCTGCACCAGGTGACCGCTCCCGACGAGGAGGGCTTCGACGCGCTCGCTTCGCCCGGCGCACCGCAGGCTCTCGTCGTCGTGCCCACCCGTGAGCTCGCGGTGCAGGTCACCGGCGACCTGAAGACCGCTTCGACCCGCCGCAAGGTGCGCATCGAGTCGGTCTACGGCGGCCGCGCCTACGAACCGCAGATCGCCGCCCTGCAGCGCGGCACCGAGGTCGTCGTGGGCACGCCCGGCCGCCTCATCGACCTCAGCCAGCGGGGCAACCTCGACCTGCGCCACGTGAAGGTGGCCGTGCTCGACGAGGCCGACGAGATGCTCGACCTCGGCTTCCTGCCCGACGTCGAGAAGATCCTCGCGCTCACCCCGGCATCGCGCCAGACGATGCTCTTCTCGGCGACCATGCCGGGTGCGGTCGTGGCGCTCGCCCGCCGCTACATGGTGCAGCCCACCCACATCCGCGCGATGGTCGAGGAGGGCGAGAACGCCCACACGGTGAAGGCCGTGGAGCAGTTCGTCTACCGCGCTCACGCCCTCGACAAGGTCGAGATGCTCGCCCGCATCCTGCAGGCCAAGGACCGCGGCCTCACGATCATCTTCAGCCGCACCAAGCGCACCGCCGCCAAGGTGTCCGACGAACTGGCCGACCGCGGTTTCGCTGCGGCCGCCATCCACGGAGACCTCGGCCAGGGCGCCCGCGAGCAGGCACTGCGCGCGTTCCGCTCGGGCAAGGTCGACGTGCTGGTCGCCACCGACGTCGCCGCCCGCGGCATCGACGTCGACAACGTCACCCACGTCATCAACTACCAGTGCCCCGAGGACGAGAAGACCTACGTGCACCGCATCGGTCGCACCGGCCGCGCCGGCCAGGCCGGCACCGCGGTCACCTTCGTCGACTGGGACGACCTGCACCGGTGGACGATGATCAACAAGGCGCTCGACCTCGGCATCCCCGAGCCGGTCGAGACCTACTCCTCGTCCGACAACCTGTTCAGCGACCTGCACATCGACCCTTCGGCCACCGGCCGGTTGCCGAAGTCGGCACGAACCCGCGCCGGTCTCGACGCCGAGGAGCTCGAGGACCTCGGCGAGGTGGGCGCCGCAGCCGGCCACCGCGGCAAGGGCGGGCACGGATCCCGTGGCGACTCCCGTGGCGGTTCGCGCGGCGGTTCCGGTCGCACGCGCAGCGGGTCGGGTGGACGCGGTGGCCGCTCGGACGGCGAGAGGAAGCGCAAGGACACCGACGGACGTGGCGAAGGACGTGGCGAGGGTGCCACGTCCGGTGCCCCGCGTCGGCGCCGTCGCACCCGCGGTGGCGCGGCCGGCTCGAACGACTCCGCCACGTCGTGACGGCGGCGCAGCCGTTCACCGATCGGGTCGTCAGTCACCTCCGACTCGCCGACCACCGGCTGCGCACGTCCGAACCCGGCTCCAGCCGGCGGCGGTACTCGATCTGCCGGATGACGATGCACAACATCACGCAGGTCGACAGTTTCTACGTGGGCTTCTTCCACGGCGACGACATGCTGGTCATCCCGTACATCTTCGACCACGACCGCAGCCTGCAGCCCGACATCACCAAGTTCAGCCGGCGCGGACCGTCGTACTGGGTGCGCAGCAGCGGCAAGCCCTACGTCTACTCCGAGGACGACGGTGGGTTGCTGAGTCGCACCATCCTGTTCGGCAACGAGGACGAGATCACGCTCGACGCGGTCATCGTGCCGCTGAAGGAGCCCGACACCGGCGAGGTCGTCGGCTTGATGAGCATCCAGAGTCTCACCGCCGGCGTCTACGACGATGAGGTCGTGGCCGCGACCGCGTGGCTCGGCGAGGCACTCATGTTGGCGCAGGCGCGTGACCAGCACGTGGGTACTTCTGGCGACTCGCTGTACACCGCTCACCCCGAGCTGAACAGCGCCCGGTCGAGCAACCCGGAGGAGCGTTTCAAGCTCGTCTCCGAACAGTTGGAATGGGCCCGCCGCCGGGCCACCGAACTCACGCACCGCGCCGAACAGTTGCGGGACGAGGCGCTGGTGCGCGAGTCGGGCGAGCTTCGGATGACGCTGGAACAGGTGCAGGTCGACCTCGCCGAGTGGATGCTCACCTTGAAGACCACCGGCGACGGCCTGGAGGAGATCAGCCCGCCGCGCGCCGACCTCACCGCACGCGAGCACGAGATCGCCGCGATGATCGCCAGCGAGCGGTTGTCGAACGGCCAGATCGCCGAACGTCTCGGCATCTCGTTGAAGACGGTCAAGACCCACGTCGGCAACATCCTGAGCAAGCTCGGCGTCGGTCAGCGATCCGCGATCGTGTTCGCGATGGCCGATCTGCTCGCGCAGCGACCTGAGCACGATCCTGGGCACGATCTTGGGCACGGCCCCGCACCGGCCGGCCCGGTCTCCGACACAGGGTCCTAGGACCCCACCCCGGCCGCCCTACGCCGAAGTCCCATAGCGCGGGTTGGACAAATCGCGGCAATATCTACTAGGCAGCGCGACAAACACGTTCTTCATGGGCGAGGACGCCGAGCCGAGCGGTAGCCAGCATGCAGGGGGGATGCTGGCTATCACTGTTTCCCGGGGTCTTCGCCGGAAAGGGACTAGGTCCCTTCCGGGCTCTCCCCGGCCACCCAGGGCCCCCGGCGCCGCGACGGCAGAAACACCTGCGTCGAACCGGTCGCCCGGGCCACCAGCTGTTCGAACTGGTCGGGCGCGGTGGTGTTCTCGCCGAGCAGGTTCGGCTTGCCGGCTCCGTGGTAGTCGCTGCTGCCGGTGCGGATCAACCCGTACCGACGCGCGAACTGCTCGGCGTGAGCGCGTGCCTGCTCGCCCTGGTCGCGGTGGTCGACCTCGATGCCCATCAGGCCGGCTTCCACCATGGCCTCGACCGTGCTGTCGGCGACGACGCGGCCGGTGACGTGCGAGAAGGGATGGGCGAGAACCGGCACCCCACCGGCGGCCAGCACGAGTTCCACACCACGCACCGGATCGACCGCGTAGTGACCGACGTGGTACTTCGTGCCGGGATGCAGGTACTTGTCGAATGCCTCGGCGCGGTCGCAGACCCGGCCGATGTCGACGAGCGCGTCGGCGATGTGCGGACGGCCGATCGTCGCTCCCGCGGTCACCCGCTTCTCGACGTCCGCCCATTGCAACCCGGTGTCGGCGCTGAGCCGTTCGACCATCCGGTGCGCCCTCGACTCGCGCGAGTCACGGGCCTTGGTCAACTCCTGCGCCAGACCGGTGTCGGCGGGATCGATGAGGTAGCCGAGCAGGTGCAGGCTGCGGTGGTCGATCTCGCAGGAGATCTCGATGCCCGGCACGAACCCGATGCCGATCTCCCGGGCGGTGGCCAGCGCCTGCTCCCACCCACCGGTGGTGTCGTGGTCGGTCAACGCCACGACGTCCAGGCCGGCCTGTCGGGCCGAAAGGACGACGTCCCGCGGCGTCTGGGTGCCGTCGGACTCCAGGGAATGGGTATGCAGGTCGATGCGCACCTCGGCAGCCTAACGATCCCCACCCGATGCGCAGACGGAACCGTTACTGTCGGAGCGCGGTCCTAGCCTGTTCCCGACCGTCGAACGATCATTGAGGACCGACCGGATGAGCGACGTGACCCGCAGCGACCGACCCGAGGCGCTGCCTGCCACGATTCCAGCCACGACGACTGCGACTTCCTCTGCAACCCCCTTCGACATGACTGCTGACTTGGCTCTGCCAACCCCGGTGCGACGCTCCGTCCTGCTGATGTGTGTCGGCGCGGCCCTGTCCGCACTCGACGCGCTGGTCGCCCTGACGCTGCGGTCCCACATCCGGGCCGGCATCGAAGAACACGGCCGCACCTACCCCCGCGACCGCCTGACCGCCGTCGAGATGGACCAAGCGGCCACGACGATGGTGATCGTGCTGGTCGTCAGCAGTGTGGTCGCGACGATCATCTGGCTGGCGATGGCCTGGCTCAACCGGCGCGGACGCTGGTGGGCCCGGATCGCGGCCACCGTCCTCACCCTGTTCTGTGTGCTGCAGACGTGGAGTGTGCTGACCCGCGGCTACCCGACGGTGCCGTCAGCGGTGCTGTCGCTGCTCGTGCTCGTGGTCGGCATCGCCGCCGCGGCGCTGCTGTGGCACCCCGACAACACTCGACACTTCGCATCCCCGCGGCCCCGGTGACACACCTTCCTCGGATTAACCTGTGGACATGCGTTTGCGAATCTGTGTGGCTGCAGCGGCCACTGCCCTGACCCTGACCTCCTGCGCGTCCGACGCCCCGGTGACCGTCAACACCAACTCCTCGACGACTCAGAGCTCGGCCACCAGTACCGGGTCGAGCAGCTCCTCGACCACCGAGTCGAGCACTTCCAGCTCCGAGCCGAGCACTTCCACCAGCAGCTCCTCGAGCGAGACGAGCAGTTCGTCGACGTCGCAGAGCCCCTCCAGCTCGGCGGGTTCGGTGCCGGCCGGTGCCGAGGCCGACTCCAAGGGCGAGTTCTACGTGACCAAGCCGTCCGGCTGGTCTAAGGCGTCCGTGCCGAACGCGCAGATCTCGCTGGCGATCAAGGCCGACGCGCAGACCGACGGTGTCTTCACCAACCTCAACGTCACCAGCGCCCCGGCGGCCAGCGGTCAGGACGTCAGCGCCTATACCAGCGCCGGCGCCACCCAGATGCGCCAGCAGGGCGCTACCGTCACCCCGGTCGCCGACCGCAAGATCGGCGGCGAAGACGCGAAGGGCTACTTGGTGGAGCGCACCTACTCCGGTGCCAAGCTCGCCCAGACCCAGTACTTCGTGCAGAAGGGCAGCACGGTCTACATCGCCACGATGACGAGCGCGGCCAGCCAGAAGGCGAACGCCGACAGCACGATGAACTCCATCCTGGGCTCCTGGACCTGGACGAAGTGATCTACCGGGGCGTGCGACGATGGTCGGGTGAGTAAGAAGCAGCAAAAAGCCGAACATCGTGGCCGCCCCAACAGCAAGGCCTTCCGTGAGTTCGTAGCGTCCGGTTGGGCCGATCGCGACACCACCACGCCCGACCGCGCCGAGGTCGCCGACTACGCGGCGACCCGGCGCGATTCCGTCAGCGCAGAGTTCGCCGGCCACCGACTGGTCGTGCCGGCCGGTGGGCTCAAGGTGCGCAGCAACGACTGCGACTACCAGTTCCGGCCGCACACCGCGTTCGCGCACCTCACCGGCCTGGGCAGCGACCGCGAGCCCGACGCCGTGTTGGTGCTCGAGCCGACCGACTCCGGGCACGAGGCCGTGCTCTACTTCCGACCTCTCGCCGGCCGCGACACCGAGGAATTCTTCGGCGACTCCCGCTACGGCGAGTTCTGGGTCGGGGCCCGCCCCTCGCTCGATGACATCGAGGCCGAACTCGGTCTGAGCGCGCGACACATCGACGAACTCCCCGACGCCCTGGCCAAGGACGCCGGCAGCGTCTCGCTGGCCGTCGTGCGCGATGCCGACCAGGACGTCACCGCACTGGTCGACAAGGTGCGCACCGAGGCGGGCGTCGAGGCCGAGCGCGACCCCGCCGAACTCGACACCGAGTTGGCGCGGGCGCTCTCCGAACTTCGACTGGTCAAGGACGAGTGGGAGATCGACCAGATGCAGTCTGCCGTCGACGCCACCAAGCGCGGCTTCGAGGCCGTCATCGCCGACCTGCCGAGGGCCGTCGAGTCCGGACGCGGCGAACGCTGGGTCGAGGGTGTGTTCGGCCTCGTCGCCCGCCATGAGGGCAACGGCGTGGGCTACGACTCGATCTGCGCCGCGGGCGACCACGCCAACACGCTGCACTGGATCAAGAACACCGGCGAGGTGAAGGACG
This genomic stretch from Calidifontibacter indicus harbors:
- the moeB gene encoding molybdopterin-synthase adenylyltransferase MoeB; translated protein: MDVEAPGEPVAPAPLRPEQLERYARHLSLAQVGPAGQRRLLDARVLVVGAGGLAAPVLQYLAAAGVGTITVVDDDRVELSNLQRQVVHGTADVGSAKVDSAARAVAALNPDVRVVAVPERLAASNVVVLCADQDVVVDATDNFATRFLLNDACVLLGLPLVWAAISQFDGQLTVWSPGEGPCLRCLFPVAPDPSAAPSCAVAGVLGVLPGMLGAAQAVEALKLVLGAGQPLIGRLAVFDALAFQWSQLPIAADPRCPVCGPDAEPVVIRDETPPDEPAPVPLIGVVEAAASWATGGIRLIDVRTAAERDEAAVEGSEWLALDDIRKGAVPPASGSVSASGESGDRTLVLMCRSGARSAEAVRLLADRGIAARSLDGGILAWSAAVDPSLQVG
- a CDS encoding TetR/AcrR family transcriptional regulator, which codes for MADSLDTARGGRLPRSARRAQLMEAAQSVFVEAGYHGAAMDEIAERAHVSKPVLYQHFPGKLDLYLALLEHHTREVPELVNEALTSTEENSDRVAAAMSAFFRFVERKDAAFRMVFESDLINEPVVAARVERMSTACATAVAEVISEDTGLPDDQALMLGVALVGMAQVVARFWIAQEPRMPRHEAERLVTVLGWRGIAGFPKSGDQS
- a CDS encoding DUF3107 domain-containing protein — protein: MEIRIGVRNVAREIVIESEQSADDVHKAVAEALEGGKALTLKDDKGHTVVVPADALGYLDIGSEQERRVGFGS
- a CDS encoding GlsB/YeaQ/YmgE family stress response membrane protein, with product MLWNILMWILGGAVVGILARAVLPGKQNISIAATVILGILGAVVGGFIANAIGVGDTNGIDWIKLIISVIVAAAAVTVYGSIAGKKV
- a CDS encoding ferritin-like fold-containing protein, with translation MADDQTAAEPTDVEPDATPDAAPGGSTAGATDAPADAPADASSPGAPVQRTEQDLQDPTFRSGVVSLLGMLAYGELVSFFTVVSDADRSPSTVKKVSLTEVAIREFEHYQLLAARLEELGASPHQAMAKFRPALDEWHRRCQPTDWYEGLMKVYAGSSIATDFYAECGRFVDPRTRELVEHVLANSTHYDYAKQELEAAIERDPKLAARMGLWGRRIVGESLSQAQRAAADNDELTALIVDDGSGNGLDLAELMHLFTRITEAHTRRMADLGLSA
- a CDS encoding DEAD/DEAH box helicase, with the protein product MTDLTTDLTEVDSTNAPVETAQTEPPADDTTFADFDVRQGIVDSLADAGILKPFPIQAMTLPVALGGHDIIGQAKTGTGKTLGFGVPLLHQVTAPDEEGFDALASPGAPQALVVVPTRELAVQVTGDLKTASTRRKVRIESVYGGRAYEPQIAALQRGTEVVVGTPGRLIDLSQRGNLDLRHVKVAVLDEADEMLDLGFLPDVEKILALTPASRQTMLFSATMPGAVVALARRYMVQPTHIRAMVEEGENAHTVKAVEQFVYRAHALDKVEMLARILQAKDRGLTIIFSRTKRTAAKVSDELADRGFAAAAIHGDLGQGAREQALRAFRSGKVDVLVATDVAARGIDVDNVTHVINYQCPEDEKTYVHRIGRTGRAGQAGTAVTFVDWDDLHRWTMINKALDLGIPEPVETYSSSDNLFSDLHIDPSATGRLPKSARTRAGLDAEELEDLGEVGAAAGHRGKGGHGSRGDSRGGSRGGSGRTRSGSGGRGGRSDGERKRKDTDGRGEGRGEGATSGAPRRRRRTRGGAAGSNDSATS
- a CDS encoding response regulator transcription factor; amino-acid sequence: MTAAQPFTDRVVSHLRLADHRLRTSEPGSSRRRYSICRMTMHNITQVDSFYVGFFHGDDMLVIPYIFDHDRSLQPDITKFSRRGPSYWVRSSGKPYVYSEDDGGLLSRTILFGNEDEITLDAVIVPLKEPDTGEVVGLMSIQSLTAGVYDDEVVAATAWLGEALMLAQARDQHVGTSGDSLYTAHPELNSARSSNPEERFKLVSEQLEWARRRATELTHRAEQLRDEALVRESGELRMTLEQVQVDLAEWMLTLKTTGDGLEEISPPRADLTAREHEIAAMIASERLSNGQIAERLGISLKTVKTHVGNILSKLGVGQRSAIVFAMADLLAQRPEHDPGHDLGHGPAPAGPVSDTGS
- a CDS encoding PHP domain-containing protein yields the protein MRIDLHTHSLESDGTQTPRDVVLSARQAGLDVVALTDHDTTGGWEQALATAREIGIGFVPGIEISCEIDHRSLHLLGYLIDPADTGLAQELTKARDSRESRAHRMVERLSADTGLQWADVEKRVTAGATIGRPHIADALVDIGRVCDRAEAFDKYLHPGTKYHVGHYAVDPVRGVELVLAAGGVPVLAHPFSHVTGRVVADSTVEAMVEAGLMGIEVDHRDQGEQARAHAEQFARRYGLIRTGSSDYHGAGKPNLLGENTTAPDQFEQLVARATGSTQVFLPSRRRGPWVAGESPEGT
- a CDS encoding DcrB-related protein, which codes for MTKPSGWSKASVPNAQISLAIKADAQTDGVFTNLNVTSAPAASGQDVSAYTSAGATQMRQQGATVTPVADRKIGGEDAKGYLVERTYSGAKLAQTQYFVQKGSTVYIATMTSAASQKANADSTMNSILGSWTWTK
- a CDS encoding aminopeptidase P family protein, which encodes MSKKQQKAEHRGRPNSKAFREFVASGWADRDTTTPDRAEVADYAATRRDSVSAEFAGHRLVVPAGGLKVRSNDCDYQFRPHTAFAHLTGLGSDREPDAVLVLEPTDSGHEAVLYFRPLAGRDTEEFFGDSRYGEFWVGARPSLDDIEAELGLSARHIDELPDALAKDAGSVSLAVVRDADQDVTALVDKVRTEAGVEAERDPAELDTELARALSELRLVKDEWEIDQMQSAVDATKRGFEAVIADLPRAVESGRGERWVEGVFGLVARHEGNGVGYDSICAAGDHANTLHWIKNTGEVKDGDLLLLDAGVEVDALYTADITRTLPVNGTFSDAQRKVYDAVFAAQEAGIAAVKPGNKFSDVHAAAIRVIAEHLYEWGLLPEGVDVETTLDVEEGQYHRRWMVHGTSHHLGIDVHDCALARKEQYMDAELQPGMILTVEPGLYFKADDQLIPQELRGIGVRIEDDVLVTADGHRNLSADMPRTSADVEAWIARVQQG